In bacterium, the DNA window ATTTTGCATTTTGATATTTATATTTGATATTTAATATTTGATATTTGATATTTATTTGTTGTCTCCCTCAAATCCTATTTTGCAGAACCCTATACACTATTTTAACCTTTATGCTAGATTAAGACACGACCGAAATTTAGTGTGAAGCTAATTTCTTTATCCATTGCCGAACATATTTTCGGATAAACCGAACCTCATTTTCTAAAAATAGCCGTGTAGATAAATTAGTCTCTTCTTCCTGGGTTAAGAGGTGTGGAGATAACCTCTTTTTTAACTTGGCAATCGCCTTTAAGTCATCCTGATAAAACTGTTTATAAAACCACCTTTGAATAAAATTAAATCTGCTGCCTTGAGTAAAAGCCGTGGCAAAATCCACCAGATATGGTTGCCAATCAGCCCGAATAACGATGTTGCTCCTTTTCTTTAAATCACAATGAACTACACCACGACAATGTATTTCATCTATTAAGTCCCTGAGTCTCACATAAACTTCTTCATTCAAATCTCCCCCCTTAAAATGATAGCAATCTTCCCCTTCAATATATTCTAAAATGAAGGCATCTTTATCTAATAACTGATAGACTTTCGGAATACCTTTTATCCCCTGTAATTTCTTATATATCTCAAATTCCCGACGAATAAGCCATCGCCCAAAGAGTAATTTAAACAAAAATCTCTTTGAATGATAATCTTTTACCACAACTAATTGGTCATTTATCCTGGTTAACCAAATATTTGCCTCTGCTTTTTTACCCGTATGGACATTGCCGACAGGATGTAAATTTCCCCTTTTTACCAATTTCCAATCCATATTTTAAATTCTACCTTGAGTCAGGTAGTCCTTTACCGCAGAGACGCAAGAGTTCGCAGAGAAGACATAGAAATACTTATGACCTGCTTGCCGACTCTTCAGCAGGCAAGCCAGATTTATTAATCCATCTGTCCATAGATTTTCCCCTCTTGAGAAGGGTTAGGGGTGTGTTTTTCTCTGCGTCTCTGTGGTGAGGTAAACGGTTACAAGATTGTAAGCGTTCAGGTGGTGTAACAAAAGGAGATGTGGAGATTAAGGAGATAGGGAGATATTATAAAAAATTGAAAATTAATAGAAACTAATAGAAATTTATGGAAATTTGTTGTTTTCCACAATCAATTTCTACCTATTTCTATAAATTTCAATCTATATTCTATTATCTTATCTCCATATCACTCTTATCTCCTTATCCCCTTTCTTACACTTTTGATATATAGCCTGAACGGTTACTTACTTACAAATACATAACATACCCAACCAATCGTTCCATCTGGTAGCAAAACCTTATAATACCATTTCGAATCATCTATTAACATAAGTTTTGTTCCTTTATGGACGGTGGTTATCTTATCATAAGTAGCACCGGGACCTGACCAGATATCTACCTCATCCATCAGCACGATAACCTGCTTCTTTGGAATAACAGGTTCTGGAGGTGTTTTTCCTGGTAGTTTGACTTCAGGTAATAACTCAGGTGGTTTTACAGGCACAATCTCTTTTGGTTTTTCAGGAATAATCTCTTTGGGTTTAACTTCAGGTTTTATCTCAGGAACAATCTCTGGTATAGGAGCAGGTTTGCCCTCTTTTACCTCTGGTTTTTCTTCAGGAATAACTACTGGTGCTGGAACCGGTGGAGTTATCACTTCTTCTGGTATCTCCATCGGAATTAGCTTCATTACAAATGCAATACAGTGTGTATCTCCTAAATCTCCATAAGGCACATAGGCATAGTCTAAGAAATATGTATTACCCAATCCTAACCCAAATCCACCGGTGATGCCAACAGGTGCACTTTTATATAAATCTAATTTCTGGTCTTTGGTAAACCATCTATATCCCATTCGTAAGGCAAGGATATTACCAATTTTTGACTCGACGCCAAGACAAATTAATGGGTCATTATCAATTGCCTTATTAACATCCAGGGCTAATGTCAAACCTTTATTCTGGTATGATAGACCTGTTTTAAAATTTAGCGGTAAGGGGAATCCGTCATTGACAAATTTTATCTTTGTGCCTATATTTTGCACAACAAATCCCCAATTTAAGAATTTCGTAGGTTTATATATCAGTCCAATATCCCCAGCAACACCCATAGCTGAGACATCGGCAATCTTCTGTTGAATATATTTTAAATTGGCGCCAAGCGATAAGTTCTCTTTTAATGCTTGAGCAAAAGATACAGCAACTCCCGCATCTTCTGCCTTAAAAGTGCCAACAACTGTTTTATCCTTTTTAATTTCCTGTATCTTCCCTTCGTCCAGGTAAATTATCGAAACACCTAATGCCCCTTTATCCATCGGTTGCAAATATCCTAAATAACCACCATTAATCCCTTCAAACCAGTTTTTATGGATAGCAGTAAGTTGAAATTCTTTTACCCGGGCTAAGCCGGCTGGATTCCAGTAAGCGGCATTAATGTCATCGGCTATTGAACAAAATGCCTCACCCATTGCCGCTGGCCGCGCTCCAATACCCAATTTTAAGAAATTAGCCGCGGTTGCCCCTGGTTTCTTAGTCTCGCCATAAACCACTGTTGACTGAATAATGCAAATACATAAAATTAATAATTTAAACCTTTTCATCATCGTCTTACCTCTTTACTTAATCTCTATTGCCTTCACCTCACCACGGAGACACAGAGGCACTGAGAACAACCCCCTAACCCCCTTTATTAAGGGGGAATAAACAACGGAAAGGCACGAAAGATGCGAAAAATAAAGGATGTCTTTTTCGTGTTTTTCGTTGTTGTATCCCAAAATTCAAATGTGATAAACTTCTACTGCTACCCCAATTATCTGTTCTGTAAGCTGCTTTTTCTAAAATCATTCTCCGTGTTTCTGTGTCTCTGTGGTGATAACTCTTTCCTCCTTACCGTATCACAGCAATTTTACCTCTGATTATCTCATTTTCATCATGAATAATATAGATATAAACACCACTTGCCACTGGTTGATTATAATCATTCTTAAGGTCCCATTTAGTCATACCGGCTACTTTTTCTTTTATCCAGACTAATTCACCTGAGATAGTATAAATTCTAATAACGGCATTATTACTTAAGTTTTCAAAGATAACCTCGGTATCACCTTTATTTACCCGCACCGGGTTAGGATAAACCAATAGTTTCGTCAGGTCAGGTGCGGTTGTCTCACCAATTAAGACAAATATTGAAAAACTACCTGCCTCTGCCCGAACCCAGTTGTTAGTGCGGTCAGGTAATTGGTTATCTATTTTCTTCCACTCGCTATTTTGTAACCCGTATATCCACAATGTCTTTTCCTTAACATTAATTCCGTTAATATCAACATATTCTTCATCTGGAGTTGTATCTTCGTATGGAATAGTAATCGTTATGGTTCCTACCTGAGTTATAGTGCCACGTGCGGCGTTTTTAATATTAAATTCCCGAATATTCGTATATTTATAAGCAGATGAAAGTTTATTATTTGCGTTGGCAATATCAGGATTGGTCTGTGCCGTAGGTGTGCCAATAACCACATAATAATCAGTGGCTATTGTATCAGCAGGAATTCTTATCTCGGTAACTAAATTATCCGGGGTCATAAGTGTTTCCGTCCCAATAAGTTCTTTATGCAGTAATATCATCAGAGTAATAGTTCCCTGAATGTTATCTTTATAAGCAGTAATTATCACCGGTCCTGCTTTAGATATAATCAGGTTCATCGTTGCCACTCCATCTGTCATTGTCCCTTGATATGGAGTAATTATATTTTGTGGTGTTAATGTAAATGTAGTTGAGGTCGGAACTAAATTGTCTTTTTTATCACGGGTAGAAATGGTCATTGTTCCTGGTTCATTCTTAAACCACTGCAGGATGGAATCAAGATTAAAATGGTCTAATTCGCCTACGGTAACATAGACCGTAGCCGTAGTGCCGATTAAAGTATAGGTAGCATAAATCGTATGGGTTCCCATCTGTCCAGCGGTATAAATATTAGCGGTCATAGTTCCTGCCGGGTCATCTGTGGCAAATTGTGTTTGGGCGGTTACTGTCCAGGTATTGCTATGGAGATCTTGAGCAATAGTTGTATAACTAATTGTCCCTGCCGCACCTACAACCGAGGTCGCTGGATTGATAAAAAGCGAGGTAGCACTACCGTGTTCAACATAGACAGTCGCCGTCGCCCCTACGGCATCAATCGTATAGGTTCCACTAATCATCCATCTGCCAACTTTACCCGCGGTATAAGTGCCATGTTCAGTTATCGTTCCTATTGGGTCATCCGTAGCAAATTGTGTAAGTGATGTAACAGTCCAGGTATTTCCTTTTGTATCTCTGGCAATTGCCTGATATGAAATCTGCTCTCCAGATTTAAGCGTTAAGCTCGCGGGAATTATATTTAAGGCAGTAGCTGTGCCCACAATAACATTAACTGTGGTGGTGGTAGCAACTTTAGTAGAATTTTTAGTATATGTCCCGTATATTTGCCATATCCCTGATTTACCTGCCGTGTAAGTTCCATAGTCTGTTATCGTCCCTATCGGGTCATTTGTGGCAAATTGTGTTTGTGCGGTTACTGTCCAGGTATTGCCCTTTGTATCCTCAGCAATTGCCGTATAACTAACCATATCTCCTGCTTTGACTGTTGTTCCTTCAGGAATGATAGTCAAGGTAGTTGGTGTGCCCACACTAACCACAACATAAGTCGAAGTCCCCACACCACTGGTATGCGTCCCGGCAATCGTCCAGGTGCCAACATTACCAGCCGTATAAAGATTAGCGGTTATCGTTCCTGCCGGGTCATTTGTGGCAAATTGTGTTTGTGCGGTTACTGTCCAGGTATTGCCCTTTGTATCCTCAGCAATTGCCGTATAACTAACCATATCTCCTGCTTTGACTGTTCTTCCTTCAGGAATGATAGTCAAGGCAGTTGGTGTGCCCACACTAACCATAACATAAGTCGAAGTCCCCACGCCACTGGTATGCGTCCCGGCAATCGTCCAGGTGCCAACCTTACCAGCCGTATAAACATTAGCGGTTATCGTTCCTGCCGGGTCATTTGTGGCAAATTGTGTTTGTGCGGTTACTGTCCAGGTATTGCCTTTTGTATCCTCAGCAATAGCCGTATAACTAACCATATCCCCTGCTTTGACTGTTGTTCCTTCAGGAATGATAGTCAAGGCAGTTGGTGTGCCCACACTAACCACAACATAAGTCGAAGTCCCCACGCCACTGGTATGCGTCCCGGCAATCGTCCAGGTGCCAACCTTACCAGCCGTATAAACATTAGCAGTCATCGTTCCTGCTGGGTCATTTGTAGCAAATAGTGTTTGGGCGGTTACTGTCCAGGTATTGCCTTTTGTATCCTCAGCAATAGCCGTATAACTAACCATATCTCCTGCTTTAACTGTTGTTCCTTCAGGAATGATAGTCAAGGCAGTTGGTGTGCCCACACTAACCACAACATAAGTCGATGTCCCCACGCCACTGGTATGCGTCCCGGCAATCGTCCAGGTGCCAACCTTGCCCGCAGTATAAATTTCTTTCCCATCGGTCATCGTTCCTGCCGGGTCATTTGTAACAAATTGTGTTTGGGCGGTTACTGTCCAGGTATTGCCATAACTATCCACAGCCGTAACCTCATACTTTACCTCACTGTTAGAGGTAGTTGTGGCGCCGTGTGGTGAGATTAAGAGTGAAGTAACGCTACCAGGATTTACAGTAATCGTCGCTATTGCCGTGATACTCCCTGAGGTAACCGCAATCGTGCCAGTCATTGCCTTTGTCCCTGCTTGAAAAATGGTAAATGTCCCTTTTTCTGACATAAAGGTAAAACTACCCAATAAATTATTACTTACTGTCCAGGTATAACCTGCGTCTGGAAGTATTTCAAAATGTGAACTGGTATATCCTTTCGCCATAAATGAGGCTGTGCCAAACTGAGCAATGGTTGGAGTTGCCGGTTCGATGATGATGGATGCCAGCTCACCACCAATGATATTAAAAGGATTACTTGTGCCAACAGAAGAGCCATCTTTAGCAATTATCCGGGCATTGATTTGATTATTATAAATTGTTACAGTCCCACACCATGTTCCTGTTCCATCAGGAATAGTAACTTGCGAAGGGATAATAACATTACCCTGAACTTCTAAAGAAACGGTTATAGTAGAATGATTTAAATCATCATTATTCCCAAATTCATCCTTCGCAAAGATAGTAATTGTCCCCGGAATACCAACATTCATCGTCCCGATATAATCAAATTCAAAATGAGTGTATAGCTGAGGCCAAACTGTAAAAAGGCCACTTGTCCCTATCTTCCCATCTGATTCTACAATAATGGAAATATTAGCACCCGCAGTGGTAATAGAAGCGTTATCAGTAAAATAACCGTTAGTAAATGGAATCACTTCGGGCGTAATTGTTCCAGGAATATTAAGTCCTAAGCTCGCTGTGCCATTATATGGCGGGAAAGGACTCATACCATTTCCAAGCCGATTACCGTTTTTATCTCGAGCCTCTATCCCAATGCTAAATCCTTCCCCTGCACAAGCAATAGCAGGAGGATGGGTAGAAAACGCAAAATGGTCAAGGGTAGGTATGTTACCGATTAAAATATAAGTTGCTGGAAGATGAGGGATAGAGGCAGTAACTATATTTAACTCTGTATTAACCGTTCCTGGTATAAGAACCCATTGGCTAGTATCTTCCTTAAGACGATAAATCTTTAATGATTCTTCAAATACTACCTGGTTCCCAGTAGCGACATATCCCGAATAGGTAGGATGCTCTACATACGAGAGGCTAAGTGTTACTGTATCAGTTTCAAAGGTTTGATGTAGAAGTGTTGGTGTGCCACTAAAAACCTTTATCTCACGGATTGAAGATGGCACTTCTTCAAGTGATGGGTCAAGATTACTGTTAGCTGTATCAATCATCACACTTGAGGTCGCAGGATTAATATCTGGATAATAATCTATTCCTTGAAAAACGCCATTTTTAAAGGCAATTGTCGTTGTTCCCTGAGCAAATATCTTTGTCACCGTGCCACCCTGAGCATCATCTATCAACACAAAAAAATCATTGCTTGTGCCTCTAATGTCATTTGCTTGACTTAAGATATAAGTCATTCCTAAAAATTCAGTTCCTAAAGAGATACTTCCTGCACCGATACCTTGATTGAGGTTAATTGTAGTCAAAGTCCCATTTGTAGCATCGTATAAATTCGTCTCTGTCGCATAATCAGGGATAAGATTTTCGTATTTATCCCGTGCCGTCACTGTGGCATAGAATATTTCATCTCTGATTTGATTGGCAATAGGCTCAAAGGAAAAATGGGTAATTGTGCCGGGATTAATATTAATCGAGGTTTGCGTGGCAACATTGTCGTATTTCACGGTTAAAGTCCCTTTGCCGGCTAAAGTTCCTGCTTCAAATGTCGTTGTTGAACCGATAATAGAAGTAAGAGTCCCCAGAGTCGTAGCCCAGTCGAATATTAAACCAATAATTTTATGTCCAAATTCATCATATCCAGTAGCCGTAATGGTGCAGGTCGCATCTACCTGTAAATTAATCGTCTGTGTAGAAAGGGTGATGTAGGATAAAGTGCCAATCTTTGTTGTGATAGTAGCAGATGTTGAAGTGCCATAGACGGAGACTACTTGAATGAATGATTCTGTCCCAACTTCAGTTGATGCCGTCCAAATTGCCTCGATTTTACCTTCGGTATTAGTCGTGCCTACTGTCCTATCTAATGTCCCGGTGCCAATAACAGATAACTCTGCAGTTGTGCCCTGTATTTCCACGGGATTGCCATATTGGTCAGTTAATTGCACCGTGACGGAAGTAGTCGCTCCGACTGAAACAGAATTGGTGCCTAAAATAATATCAAATCTGGCAGTATCAGTAGCAGCCGTAATTGAGAAGGTATTTGAGGTACCTCTTATTGATTCATTGTCTAATTTTTTGGCTAGGACATTATATGTTCCAACTAGAGTAAAACTCCCTTTAAATGAATTCGTTGTACTAAATGTCCCATCCCAACTTAGATTACCACCTTTATATAAAGTCCCTAACACTATATCAACATCACTGGTGGCATTATCAAATCTATCTTTTGGATCTACATCAAAGATAAACTCTTCTCCTGCTACCGTATCTGATATGGTAGTGAATTCAAAGTGATGTAGAGCAGCAGGATTGATGGTAATGGTAGTTGAAGTGGCAATATTATTTGAGGTAGCAGTAACTGTCACAGCACCTGTTTTGGTAGCATATAGGTAAGCGGTAGTGCCAGGAAGTTGATATGTTATGGTGCCAATATTTGTTTCCCATGTGCAGCTAATCGTGGCTAACTCATTCCAGTATGCATCATAGCCAATTGCGGTCAAGGTCAATGTTGAGCCCGCAGTCATTGTCGCTGGTGAAGGAGAAATCGCCAGAGAACTCAAAGTGCCTGCAAGAATAGTTACCGTCCCAATTGCCGTTCTCGTGCCACTTTTAACCGCAATAGTCCCTGTTGTGGCTAATGTTCCTGCAGTAAATACCGTTGATGTCCCTTGTGCCGGGGTAAATGTCCCCACCATAGATTCCCAGTCATAAATTAGTCCATCAATCTTGTTTCCATAAGCATCTTCTCCATTACAACTGAAGGAGATAGTGCCTTCAATAGTAGTTGTGGCATAGGTAGGGATAAGATTTATGTGATGAAGTCCTGCAGGAATAACAGTGAATAGGTTACTTGTGCCCGCCGCACCACTTGAATGCATCGCAATAATAGAACCCATCATAAAAGCGGTGGTAATGGTCATAGTTCCTGTCCATTGTCCATTTGTAAAAATCCCAGTCTGTGTCGGGGTGATTGTTCCTGATGGCAAAGCAAGAACCCCTAATGAAACCGTGCCTATAAAATCTTCGGCAAGATTACCATAATCATCATTAGCCGTGATTGTGCCCCAAAAAGGTATTCCAGCAGTTTGCGTCCCAATATCACTAAATTCAAATTTGGCTACAGAACCATTTTTCGTGATGATTAGCGATGAAGTGCCAGCTATTCCATTAAATGAATTTGTTGTAATGAGGACTTTAATTTGACTACCTGCGGTAGTTCCTACCTGACAGGTAGTGCTAATCTGACCATTGACATCCGTGATAGTAGTTAAAGTGCCCAGAGTTCCAGTTGCATTAGGAGTTTTAGCCCAAATG includes these proteins:
- a CDS encoding T9SS type A sorting domain-containing protein, whose protein sequence is MRGTLTVEARDGTISVTAHLSITLFAGTPTTVWILDKQGVFVTRGTITAGGSLFFLGSGTDKYGNSADSFQYFWQTTAGIINPILGTSTTLTGTRATTGTLTLTANGTQTSISVTILPTSTTKFIFEHIPSPQRPGTPFDVTLNSADEFDNLTQDSHIAGTVTLTISNGTSSLGTMSVISGFGTKSICIDSPGSYTIYARGTFTQSPEIVLQGTSNSFLVETGTPTQFIFLLPPGTISVSAAGTTTITAYLADNTGFRVGTAGVECNLSIWAKTPNATGTLGTLTTITDVNGQISTTCQVGTTAGSQIKVLITTNSFNGIAGTSSLIITKNGSVAKFEFSDIGTQTAGIPFWGTITANDDYGNLAEDFIGTVSLGVLALPSGTITPTQTGIFTNGQWTGTMTITTAFMMGSIIAMHSSGAAGTSNLFTVIPAGLHHINLIPTYATTTIEGTISFSCNGEDAYGNKIDGLIYDWESMVGTFTPAQGTSTVFTAGTLATTGTIAVKSGTRTAIGTVTILAGTLSSLAISPSPATMTAGSTLTLTAIGYDAYWNELATISCTWETNIGTITYQLPGTTAYLYATKTGAVTVTATSNNIATSTTITINPAALHHFEFTTISDTVAGEEFIFDVDPKDRFDNATSDVDIVLGTLYKGGNLSWDGTFSTTNSFKGSFTLVGTYNVLAKKLDNESIRGTSNTFSITAATDTARFDIILGTNSVSVGATTSVTVQLTDQYGNPVEIQGTTAELSVIGTGTLDRTVGTTNTEGKIEAIWTASTEVGTESFIQVVSVYGTSTSATITTKIGTLSYITLSTQTINLQVDATCTITATGYDEFGHKIIGLIFDWATTLGTLTSIIGSTTTFEAGTLAGKGTLTVKYDNVATQTSININPGTITHFSFEPIANQIRDEIFYATVTARDKYENLIPDYATETNLYDATNGTLTTINLNQGIGAGSISLGTEFLGMTYILSQANDIRGTSNDFFVLIDDAQGGTVTKIFAQGTTTIAFKNGVFQGIDYYPDINPATSSVMIDTANSNLDPSLEEVPSSIREIKVFSGTPTLLHQTFETDTVTLSLSYVEHPTYSGYVATGNQVVFEESLKIYRLKEDTSQWVLIPGTVNTELNIVTASIPHLPATYILIGNIPTLDHFAFSTHPPAIACAGEGFSIGIEARDKNGNRLGNGMSPFPPYNGTASLGLNIPGTITPEVIPFTNGYFTDNASITTAGANISIIVESDGKIGTSGLFTVWPQLYTHFEFDYIGTMNVGIPGTITIFAKDEFGNNDDLNHSTITVSLEVQGNVIIPSQVTIPDGTGTWCGTVTIYNNQINARIIAKDGSSVGTSNPFNIIGGELASIIIEPATPTIAQFGTASFMAKGYTSSHFEILPDAGYTWTVSNNLLGSFTFMSEKGTFTIFQAGTKAMTGTIAVTSGSITAIATITVNPGSVTSLLISPHGATTTSNSEVKYEVTAVDSYGNTWTVTAQTQFVTNDPAGTMTDGKEIYTAGKVGTWTIAGTHTSGVGTSTYVVVSVGTPTALTIIPEGTTVKAGDMVSYTAIAEDTKGNTWTVTAQTLFATNDPAGTMTANVYTAGKVGTWTIAGTHTSGVGTSTYVVVSVGTPTALTIIPEGTTVKAGDMVSYTAIAEDTKGNTWTVTAQTQFATNDPAGTITANVYTAGKVGTWTIAGTHTSGVGTSTYVMVSVGTPTALTIIPEGRTVKAGDMVSYTAIAEDTKGNTWTVTAQTQFATNDPAGTITANLYTAGNVGTWTIAGTHTSGVGTSTYVVVSVGTPTTLTIIPEGTTVKAGDMVSYTAIAEDTKGNTWTVTAQTQFATNDPIGTITDYGTYTAGKSGIWQIYGTYTKNSTKVATTTTVNVIVGTATALNIIPASLTLKSGEQISYQAIARDTKGNTWTVTSLTQFATDDPIGTITEHGTYTAGKVGRWMISGTYTIDAVGATATVYVEHGSATSLFINPATSVVGAAGTISYTTIAQDLHSNTWTVTAQTQFATDDPAGTMTANIYTAGQMGTHTIYATYTLIGTTATVYVTVGELDHFNLDSILQWFKNEPGTMTISTRDKKDNLVPTSTTFTLTPQNIITPYQGTMTDGVATMNLIISKAGPVIITAYKDNIQGTITLMILLHKELIGTETLMTPDNLVTEIRIPADTIATDYYVVIGTPTAQTNPDIANANNKLSSAYKYTNIREFNIKNAARGTITQVGTITITIPYEDTTPDEEYVDINGINVKEKTLWIYGLQNSEWKKIDNQLPDRTNNWVRAEAGSFSIFVLIGETTAPDLTKLLVYPNPVRVNKGDTEVIFENLSNNAVIRIYTISGELVWIKEKVAGMTKWDLKNDYNQPVASGVYIYIIHDENEIIRGKIAVIR
- a CDS encoding RIO1 family regulatory kinase/ATPase; this encodes MDWKLVKRGNLHPVGNVHTGKKAEANIWLTRINDQLVVVKDYHSKRFLFKLLFGRWLIRREFEIYKKLQGIKGIPKVYQLLDKDAFILEYIEGEDCYHFKGGDLNEEVYVRLRDLIDEIHCRGVVHCDLKKRSNIVIRADWQPYLVDFATAFTQGSRFNFIQRWFYKQFYQDDLKAIAKLKKRLSPHLLTQEEETNLSTRLFLENEVRFIRKYVRQWIKKLASH
- a CDS encoding PorV/PorQ family protein, coding for MMKRFKLLILCICIIQSTVVYGETKKPGATAANFLKLGIGARPAAMGEAFCSIADDINAAYWNPAGLARVKEFQLTAIHKNWFEGINGGYLGYLQPMDKGALGVSIIYLDEGKIQEIKKDKTVVGTFKAEDAGVAVSFAQALKENLSLGANLKYIQQKIADVSAMGVAGDIGLIYKPTKFLNWGFVVQNIGTKIKFVNDGFPLPLNFKTGLSYQNKGLTLALDVNKAIDNDPLICLGVESKIGNILALRMGYRWFTKDQKLDLYKSAPVGITGGFGLGLGNTYFLDYAYVPYGDLGDTHCIAFVMKLIPMEIPEEVITPPVPAPVVIPEEKPEVKEGKPAPIPEIVPEIKPEVKPKEIIPEKPKEIVPVKPPELLPEVKLPGKTPPEPVIPKKQVIVLMDEVDIWSGPGATYDKITTVHKGTKLMLIDDSKWYYKVLLPDGTIGWVCYVFVSK